A single genomic interval of Blastocatellia bacterium harbors:
- a CDS encoding type II secretion system protein GspG, with product MWKKGGVALALVGAFLMGAWARGELSPGEARRLIATVGGIQLPKENVHVRRIDRLGGRDAVVEAFVLTAFKFTRRDNEWEVTEVRVGDRQWESVELVTTAVRAEKTRRTIADLREVAAAVEAFRKERGFYPSVADFVALVDQLTPTYLKRVIREDWWHRPFLYAVTARGYRLESLGPDGKPGTGDEIILENGELVAPRPVL from the coding sequence ATGTGGAAGAAAGGCGGCGTGGCTCTAGCGCTTGTTGGAGCGTTCCTGATGGGCGCGTGGGCGCGCGGGGAGCTTTCGCCTGGCGAAGCGCGCCGCTTAATCGCGACGGTCGGGGGGATTCAACTCCCCAAGGAAAACGTGCACGTTCGTCGGATTGATCGCCTAGGCGGGCGCGATGCCGTCGTCGAAGCGTTTGTCCTGACGGCCTTCAAATTCACGCGGCGGGACAACGAGTGGGAGGTCACCGAAGTGCGCGTCGGCGATCGGCAATGGGAGAGCGTTGAGCTGGTGACGACGGCTGTGCGCGCGGAGAAGACGCGACGCACGATCGCCGACTTGCGCGAGGTGGCGGCCGCCGTCGAGGCCTTCCGCAAGGAGCGCGGCTTTTACCCCTCGGTCGCCGATTTCGTCGCCCTCGTGGATCAGCTCACGCCGACCTATCTCAAGCGGGTGATTCGCGAGGATTGGTGGCACCGCCCGTTCCTCTACGCGGTCACGGCGAGAGGCTATCGGTTGGAATCCCTCGGGCCGGATGGCAAACCGGGCACGGGCGATGAGATCATCCTGGAGAACGGAGAACTCGTCGCGCCGCGTCCCGTATTGTGA
- a CDS encoding tetratricopeptide repeat protein, which translates to MREVGKRARILISTFGVLLLLGNEAPAGAPVILQRRPEASAERREEPKRKPRVEALLIYGEAMRAAMRGDYIRALELFRKVAALDPTAPQPHVAMAELYYQLRNFAQAQREAEAALKLDPKEIGAHRILGRLLREEALTARDREKARRAIEAFRKVVVEDDLDVEAWQSLAQLYAFLEDTDGLKEALERWTGSDPTADEAFYRLALIYFDRRQYRQAAENAARALMNQPESEYAILLAKSLLYQGHTTEALQAYREALERDPSNSELRINYAEALIFSGKYDEAIEILRRILTEQPRNLEALRLTAQAHRRAGRRAEAIQTLKNALRESPPGEGLNVRFVLAQTYEEIGQVDEAIATYEEILKALLAPDGTAPERHREAIEMVLTNMALAYRQAGRREDAFRVFERMRRVLGEKNPRADLLIVDTFREERNFEAMLAHAQEAAARYPEERRFRLLQAQALGRLGRVDEALRLLDGLLTGLSEDIEVLSMKALVLSDAERYAEAEAVVREALQRDPRNNGLLIQLSLIQERLGRFAEAEATLRQVLERDADNATALNNLGYYLAERGERLEEALELIRRAVNIEPNNGAFLDSLGWVYFQMGNLDEAERYLEQAVLYQPRDATIHEHLGDLHQRRGRLEQALQAYERALQLATESRERERIHQKLEKLRQAMGRK; encoded by the coding sequence ATGCGCGAAGTCGGAAAACGAGCGCGGATTCTCATAAGCACATTCGGCGTTTTGCTTCTGCTGGGAAACGAAGCGCCAGCGGGAGCACCGGTGATTCTCCAAAGGAGGCCGGAGGCATCGGCGGAACGACGCGAGGAGCCCAAACGCAAGCCGCGGGTCGAAGCATTGTTGATCTATGGCGAAGCGATGCGAGCGGCCATGCGGGGCGATTATATTCGCGCCCTGGAGTTGTTTCGGAAAGTGGCTGCGCTCGATCCCACAGCTCCTCAGCCGCACGTCGCCATGGCGGAGCTGTATTATCAGCTTCGGAATTTCGCCCAGGCGCAACGCGAGGCGGAAGCGGCGTTGAAGCTCGATCCGAAGGAGATCGGCGCGCACCGTATTTTGGGACGCCTCCTTCGCGAAGAAGCGCTCACGGCGCGGGATCGGGAGAAAGCCCGTCGCGCGATCGAGGCCTTCCGGAAGGTCGTGGTCGAGGACGATTTGGACGTCGAAGCGTGGCAATCGCTCGCGCAACTCTATGCGTTTTTGGAAGACACGGATGGGTTGAAGGAGGCTCTCGAGCGATGGACCGGGAGTGATCCGACGGCTGACGAAGCATTCTACCGATTGGCGTTGATCTATTTCGATCGGCGGCAGTATCGGCAAGCTGCCGAGAATGCGGCGCGCGCGCTAATGAATCAGCCGGAATCTGAGTACGCCATCTTGCTGGCGAAATCGCTCCTCTATCAGGGGCACACGACCGAGGCGCTTCAGGCGTATCGCGAGGCGCTCGAGCGCGACCCGAGCAATAGTGAGCTGCGAATCAACTATGCCGAGGCCCTCATCTTCTCCGGGAAGTACGACGAGGCCATCGAGATCCTGCGGCGCATTCTGACCGAACAGCCGCGGAACTTAGAGGCTTTGCGCTTGACGGCGCAAGCCCATCGCCGCGCGGGGCGTCGCGCCGAGGCCATCCAGACGTTGAAGAACGCGCTCAGGGAGAGCCCTCCGGGTGAGGGGCTGAACGTGCGCTTTGTGCTCGCGCAGACATACGAGGAGATCGGGCAGGTGGATGAGGCGATTGCGACTTACGAGGAGATCCTCAAGGCCTTGCTCGCCCCCGATGGGACAGCGCCCGAGCGCCATCGCGAGGCTATCGAGATGGTGCTGACAAACATGGCGCTCGCCTATCGGCAGGCGGGACGACGCGAGGATGCTTTTCGCGTGTTCGAGCGCATGCGGCGCGTATTGGGGGAGAAGAATCCGCGAGCGGACCTCTTGATCGTGGACACCTTCCGCGAGGAGCGGAATTTCGAGGCTATGCTCGCGCATGCGCAGGAGGCGGCCGCGCGATATCCCGAGGAGCGTCGCTTTCGACTCCTGCAGGCACAAGCCCTCGGACGCTTGGGGCGCGTGGACGAAGCGCTGCGGCTACTCGATGGCTTGCTCACCGGACTCAGCGAGGACATCGAAGTGCTCTCGATGAAAGCCCTCGTGCTCAGCGATGCCGAACGCTACGCGGAAGCCGAGGCCGTGGTGCGGGAGGCTCTGCAGCGCGATCCCCGCAATAATGGGTTGCTCATCCAATTGAGCCTGATTCAGGAGCGATTGGGGCGCTTCGCCGAAGCCGAGGCGACGCTGCGGCAGGTGCTCGAACGCGATGCCGATAATGCGACGGCCCTCAACAACCTCGGCTATTACTTGGCGGAGCGAGGGGAACGGTTGGAGGAAGCCCTGGAGCTGATCCGTCGTGCGGTGAACATTGAGCCGAATAACGGTGCGTTCTTGGACAGCCTCGGGTGGGTTTACTTCCAGATGGGGAATCTGGACGAAGCCGAACGGTATCTCGAGCAAGCCGTGCTCTATCAACCGCGCGATGCCACGATCCACGAGCATCTGGGAGATCTCCATCAGCGTCGGGGCCGGCTCGAGCAAGCGCTTCAGGCCTACGAGCGCGCGCTGCAGTTGGCGACCGAGTCGCGCGAGCGCGAGCGCATCCATCAGAAGTTGGAGAAACTGCGCCAAGCGATGGGACGGAAATAA
- a CDS encoding CAP domain-containing protein translates to MRRSRINSLTLGVALISLTLLAHPRARSEGVGVPHDFVRFSPAQLEMWIFEGVNRERALRRLPLLEWDARLAEAARRHSEDMAARRFFGHITPEGEDLSMRVRQIGLTRYRAVAENIALNFDPIYPVGTTIHQWMVSPWHRRNLLGPFRSTGVGVAIAATGAHYVTQIFLDP, encoded by the coding sequence ATGAGACGGAGCCGCATCAACAGCCTCACGCTGGGCGTGGCCCTCATCAGCTTGACTCTCCTCGCGCATCCGCGGGCCAGGAGTGAGGGCGTCGGAGTGCCGCACGATTTCGTTCGATTCTCTCCGGCGCAACTGGAGATGTGGATCTTCGAAGGGGTGAATCGAGAGCGCGCGCTGCGCCGTCTTCCTCTTCTTGAGTGGGATGCGCGGTTGGCCGAGGCCGCGCGTCGGCATAGCGAGGATATGGCGGCGCGCCGATTCTTCGGGCACATCACGCCCGAGGGGGAAGATCTCAGCATGCGCGTGCGGCAGATAGGCCTGACCCGTTACCGCGCGGTGGCGGAAAATATCGCCCTCAACTTCGACCCCATCTATCCCGTGGGCACGACGATCCATCAGTGGATGGTGAGTCCGTGGCATCGACGAAACCTCCTCGGACCGTTCCGATCTACGGGCGTCGGCGTGGCCATCGCGGCGACCGGAGCACACTACGTCACGCAAATTTTCCTGGATCCGTGA
- the ispE gene encoding 4-(cytidine 5'-diphospho)-2-C-methyl-D-erythritol kinase, giving the protein MRLSVPAFAKINWMLEVLDLRPDGYHEIRTVLQTIALADVLHFEWMEDGIEVACTHPQVPKGPENLVFRAAERLRSAKGVKVGARIRIEKRIPVAAGLGGGSSNAAVALLALARLWEIPLGPEELLGLGRELGADVPFFFIGGTALGIGRGDEVYPLPDVRAEVLVLANPGFALSTSWAYGQLTKRAAPGNISVCSRAWHRAVRAWPAIGPGEGGEATRPLTAIVAGNDFEAVVRERYPELTRGLERLRECGALAVGLSGSGPTIFGVFESEREAEQAEAAFATLGWWWARTRTVDRSEYWARLTAGLSGEANGP; this is encoded by the coding sequence ATGCGCCTGAGCGTTCCCGCTTTCGCGAAGATCAACTGGATGCTGGAAGTGCTGGATCTGCGCCCAGATGGGTATCACGAGATTCGCACGGTGCTGCAGACGATTGCGCTCGCGGACGTGCTCCATTTCGAGTGGATGGAAGACGGGATCGAAGTCGCATGCACACATCCGCAGGTCCCGAAGGGACCGGAGAATCTCGTCTTTCGGGCAGCCGAACGGTTACGCAGCGCGAAAGGCGTGAAGGTGGGAGCGCGAATTCGGATCGAGAAGCGCATTCCCGTCGCCGCAGGACTTGGGGGAGGCAGCAGCAATGCCGCCGTTGCGCTCTTGGCGCTGGCGCGACTCTGGGAGATCCCGCTCGGGCCCGAGGAGCTGCTCGGTCTGGGACGAGAGCTTGGTGCCGATGTCCCCTTCTTCTTCATCGGTGGGACGGCATTAGGAATCGGGCGTGGAGATGAGGTTTATCCGCTCCCGGATGTGCGAGCAGAGGTGTTGGTGCTCGCCAATCCCGGCTTCGCCCTCTCAACGTCTTGGGCTTATGGGCAATTGACAAAGCGAGCTGCCCCGGGTAACATTTCGGTTTGCTCAAGGGCTTGGCATCGCGCTGTGCGGGCATGGCCTGCGATTGGACCGGGTGAGGGGGGTGAGGCGACGCGGCCCCTCACTGCGATCGTCGCAGGAAATGACTTCGAGGCGGTTGTGCGGGAGCGATACCCGGAGCTGACGCGCGGGCTCGAGCGGTTGCGAGAGTGCGGGGCGCTCGCCGTCGGGCTCTCGGGAAGCGGACCAACGATCTTCGGGGTCTTTGAAAGCGAGCGCGAAGCCGAGCAGGCGGAAGCTGCTTTCGCGACGCTCGGTTGGTGGTGGGCGCGAACGCGGACGGTGGATCGGTCCGAATATTGGGCGCGCCTTACAGCCGGCCTTTCGGGCGAAGCGAACGGCCCTTGA
- a CDS encoding ribose-phosphate pyrophosphokinase, which translates to MNGMKIFSGNSNRALAEEICQYLKVPLGNAFLGRFSDGEIQFQILENVRGADVFVIQSTCPPVDSNLMELLIMLDAFRRASAQRITAVIPYFGYARQDRKDKPRVPISAKLVADLLTTAGASRILTMDLHAGQIQGFFSIPVDHLFAAPVLVEYFRRKGIPDLVVVSPDAGGVERARAYAKRLDAELAIIDKRRERANVAEVLHIIGEVKGRTALIVDDMIDTAGTLTEVTEALLEGGAREVYACCTHAIFSGPAIERIERAPLREVVVTNTIPLSPRGQQVSKITYLSVAPLLGEAIRSIHEETSVSRLFI; encoded by the coding sequence ATGAACGGGATGAAGATTTTCTCCGGGAACTCGAACCGAGCCTTAGCCGAAGAGATCTGTCAATACCTGAAGGTCCCTTTGGGGAATGCGTTCCTCGGACGCTTCAGCGATGGCGAGATCCAGTTTCAGATCCTGGAGAATGTGCGTGGCGCCGATGTCTTCGTCATCCAATCCACCTGTCCTCCGGTGGATTCCAATCTAATGGAGCTGCTCATCATGCTGGACGCCTTTCGGCGCGCGTCGGCGCAGCGGATCACGGCCGTGATCCCATACTTCGGCTACGCGCGGCAGGACCGCAAGGACAAACCGCGCGTGCCCATCTCAGCCAAACTCGTGGCCGATTTGCTGACGACAGCGGGGGCCTCGCGCATCTTGACGATGGATCTGCACGCGGGCCAGATCCAAGGATTCTTCAGTATTCCGGTGGATCACCTCTTCGCCGCTCCGGTGCTGGTCGAGTATTTCCGCCGAAAGGGAATTCCGGATTTGGTCGTCGTCTCTCCGGATGCCGGGGGAGTCGAGCGCGCGCGCGCCTATGCGAAACGCTTGGACGCGGAATTGGCCATCATTGACAAACGGCGGGAACGAGCCAACGTGGCTGAGGTCCTCCACATCATCGGAGAGGTCAAGGGGCGCACGGCGCTCATCGTGGATGACATGATTGATACGGCGGGCACGTTGACGGAGGTGACCGAAGCGCTGTTGGAGGGGGGGGCTCGCGAGGTCTATGCGTGCTGTACGCACGCCATCTTCTCTGGACCAGCCATCGAGCGGATCGAGCGCGCGCCGCTGCGGGAAGTCGTCGTGACCAATACGATTCCGCTCTCCCCGCGCGGCCAACAGGTCTCGAAGATCACCTACTTGAGTGTCGCTCCCCTCTTGGGCGAAGCGATCCGCTCGATTCACGAGGAGACCTCCGTCAGCCGATTGTTCATCTAG